The DNA sequence CGGTGTCATACCCGGCTCCTACCCgaggctcagggttgttcgtacccaaaTGCAGTGGCGCGCGcgtcgtcatatatatatatatatatatatattcactatattctacccggccatataagctcggggttcacaatagcctctcatgggcacacatacatataagctcatatttatctttagcctttttactatcgtcattcattacattctatctttagagaattactcgtcgtataaggaacttagtacaatcgtatcatttgagcgtcataagcttagtagcttctagagataggatcattggagaatatcgtagactcgtagaaggataaacatttggccaaagaaccatgccttatgaaagaagggttagcctcgcatacctttccgtgcaactattctatcacttgtacgttcttaacttcaaggctcacgttctaccttcattgaagtgcatactcatattagataatggatagcttagcattcatgactaattctagagaaaatcggacatctcctttatttatacgacttcctccataatatatatcaactcccaaacatcattaataacattcacactatcatcacaatagcctttagccaactacattactcttacttcacaattcacttcaattcatccatattcatcgtcatatctcgacaatacgttcattcacatacaatgtcgattccatactctcaatatcatttataacaggatcatattcataatgtatcaagaatcataactcattccaaacatttactcaaaagtgatactattcacacattcatgacccatttcctatttccttatgtaatccaagtgtttcaacttccaaatactttaaacaacatgaaaacatcataaaacttaccttagatggtgtaggattgaaccttggttgcatatacctcacttgagcaaaaccctagattttccttcacttgaattccttgtttttgatgaactttaatgggttttcttactttgattcacttggtttgatgataagaacctttgatttcccttggattgttgttcatgaaatgtatgtaaTGCTCTAGaggctttagagagaagtggagaagtgttggaaatgaaataatgaagttggaatcacatttataaacttggaacatttcggccgtcgggagttccacggttgttccacggtccgtggaacataaTCTTGGCCGTggcggtcgtggttcacgaccagccagccaccttcTCTCTTGCcggttccacggacccatccacggtccgtggaatattatatgggccgtggaacatggccgtgaaacccattgtttcaccaaagttgatccgtcgtctcgtttgatctccaatccttatggatccttcttagcacttgtttatcacttcattaacaatctaaggggcgttataactcttccccaacacatcattaagttgtcatcaacttgctactcataaatcctttccgatacttatcgtatacattgccttctcttggcaactttctcgtccaACATCGAatatctttaaaatcttatttagaatcatcaaatgctatttcttacttattgaaacatcgtatacttcgtactcttcattagcctattcactgtgcatcaacagtaaatttttcgaggtgtaacaatgttCCACAGTTTGACAAAAATACCAACCTTCGGTAAAATGTACATAACTTTTTGTAAAGAGATCTGATTGCTCTGATCTTTAGATGATTGGAAAGCTACTTCagagggctacaactttcatgcaCATAGTTTTCCAGATTCGCTACCATTTTAGAATTATACACGCTTGAATTCAGTTgttatgcaaactcaattagaaCTTCCAAGTTAACTTGTCCATTTTTTAAACCATATTTCGACTATATCCGTAAAAAAGGTCGACCTGAACTCTATTTTCCCCGGGTTAGCTTCAGTTATAACTTTTAAATACgagacattttttttcatttaaatacTTTTCTTCTGTGTAACTCAAGAATTTCCGGAAGTACAATTTTCTGGCCAGATCTACAGCATGTTTGATCGGAAACTCTATTTTTTTTGGTCTAATCTAACATTCTAATCTTTTGGTTTAGATGTCAGAATGGATAGTCTACTAATGCCTTCGCCTTTAGAATTCGAAATGCGGAACAAGTTTGATTGAACTTTTGTATATGACGTTACTTGTAACTATTTTTGTACAATTGACTGTactaaatatatttaaaaaaatctaaCATTCTAAATAAGTATAAGTACAGACAAATGAGAGAAATGGagaataaaaacatgaaaaaattatacTGCCTAAACAAATAGTTTATTGTATATGATCATGTGACAAATGTTATTCGAACAAAAAGTCACGTGCAAGCTcatttacactttttttttcgcTCCCACGCGACAAGAAGGAGGTGAAACTACTCTCTTTGCCACCTGGCTTCGCCAGCGGGCACAAGAGGGTGGTGATAGGCACCGAAAGTTCGCGGGTAATACAAACACAACATAGTTTAGATGTGAAACTACTCTCTTTGCCACATGGCTTCGCCATGCCTGGCACGAGAGGGTGATAGGCACTGAAAAAGAAGTTCACGTACGGGTAATACAAGCACAACATAATTTAGACGTGCAAGTTGCTTATCCAACCAAGTTTTATAGCATCATTGAGTTATACTTTTTGGATGTTAAAACATCTGTATATATTCTCTCCGCTACTATAGTATTTTGGTGGCCTTAACTTTGGCCATGCTTTCTGCTAGACTTTAACTGGCATCCTTGAATGGTCTTCAGCGATTTGAGCTACTGCAGTTGTAACCTGAGGATTTTCAATCAACACATTCAAAATTATTGAGTTTGCTATATTGAAGGTTCGTGTCGAATTTGTAGAATCTCAGAGAATATTACCCCAAACTAATTTCGCATTCTGGTACTGTTTTATTGACATTTTGTTGTTGCTCGTTTTGTTGAAGATGAAACGGAAGACATGATTCCTTTCCTGAAGGTTGTACACTGCAACTTCCCTCTTCTTTTCCATAAACCTGAGAAAACAGTTGTTCTGTTCTTTCACAACAAGCCTGATATTAAGTAGAAGAGGCATCTCTGTTAATTTTGTAATACCTTCTTTTGAAGTTCTCTGTTTTCTTGGTGGATGAGAGTGACCTTCTTAGACAATTCTATATTTTCATGACCGATAAGGGCTCCCTGAAAGGCATTGTAGGAGTTAGTAATTACAACAAGTTCATATCAGCTTTCGAATTGGAGCCTTCAGAGTATTATCTGCACTATGATTGAAAACCTTTCGATTTAATTCTTCTATCTCATCAGTTAACATTTTTTCCTGCAGAAGTGTGACACGATGTTAAGTATTGGAAGTTGATGTCTTTAGTTAGTTAAATTGGATATGGTAGTGATTTTCTTACCTTTTTAATGCGGATGTTCTTTAATCTCATCTCCAGTTCGTTTTCCAGATTGTGGAGATCGCTTAGTCTCATGCCAGAAAGTTCTTCACCCTTCAGTCTCCTGCAATATTTTTCACATGTACCTTGACTATAAAGTTTGGTAGTTCTTGACATTCTGTATCTGTAATCCGTCAGTCGATAATTTCTTCTTTGGCTAAGTCTATGCTGATAATCAAAGACAATCAGCATATTACCTGTCAGATTGGTCCAGCTTTCTATTTCCCTTTAGGTTGGCTTAATATCTTTGATTAACTATTGATCCAGACAAATGGCCGTTAAAGTAGAGTACATCCATTTCATCAGCAATAGAGGATCTTTCACACAAAAACACACCTAGGTGCTGTACATTCGAATGATTTTGACATATGTGACCACATTCAAGCTTGAATAGTATTGTATGGAAACCAGATGGAATGCCATGCTATAATCActacatttacttataagaGTGCCACTGAATATTTTTCAATCTATTCCCTTCAACATTCACTTAGATAATGTGCATATACATTAGAATACCTTCACTAAACATTCAATCGGTTAGATGAAGGAGATTATGGATACCCTTGGCAAGTGTAATTTGTGAAATTACCGGTAGTTCTCTTGAACATCGTCCAACTGCTGTCTCAACCTTTCTGCCTCCGTCCTCCAAAACTGcgaattgagaaaaaaaaaaaaatagctgtTTAATTATTGCTAttattgttaaaaaaataaaataaaaataaaaactacgCCCTCCATCCTTATTTAAGcgtcaaacttttttttttggtctgtcccaaaaagagctctctttctatatttgtaaGTTTATAATTCGAACATTCTACATGACAgatttaaaaccacaagattcaaagatcatttagtacattacacacatttttaatttagaattataagattcaaaagttttcatttatttcttaaactccaaaTCCAGTTAAACTAAGATACttaaattgagatggagggagaATATTTTTGAGTGAAGCATTTTTAAATAGGAACTTTCACTAATAGGCATTTTCACCCACATAGGCATATTTTTAGTTTACACCCACATAGACATTTTTTTCCACAACAGTGTTTATACACTCAGCATACACTCTTATAAGCTTAATGTAAATAATGtataaaccttgtataaaagttcATACTggtgtataagaggtgtttatacatacatttatatttctatacaaaattatacaatattatacaaacttaTAAAAACTGGGTTTCGTCTCTTACGAACTTCAACACTGAAACTCCATCTGAATGGGTCGAATCTTCATTGAATAGCTTCAAATTTTAACCACAAACTCAAAATTATATCCCCACGAAATCCAATAATCATTTAGtcaaaatttcaacaaatcACAAAACCCACATATGAGTTTTCAAGCTTTTACAAGACCCCTTCAATGGAGTTTTTAATTTTCCACTTATATTCACCCAACAATTTTTAATTTGTGATGATAAACATGAATATCACTCTCAATCAATTTGTAAATCATCCAAAAAtagaaatcataatcacaaatgAAGGAATATTGTCTTTTCCTAGGTATTTCAAATTATATACAACACGGACTAAATTGGGTAAAACCTGAAAATATGGGCTCATTATAATTATAAGCTTGAGCCAAGTGATATAGAGCATAAAAATCTCTTTAATTAGGTCTTACAAACATTTTTGTTAATTAAATTGAGACCTTGAACACCTTGCAGTGGATCAAACAAAGGCACTGCAACagattcaaaaagaaaatagtaaTTGAATATCTATGGAGCAGTGAAATGCTTCATCTCGTAAGCTAGAAACTGGGAGAAATTTAGATAACATATTGTACATAAGTCGTATAGTCAAATACAGTGCAACGTTAGAGAAAGAGTTTCAATGTCTTGGGGCTCCAAACAGACAAGGAAATGTACATGTTTCATTGAGCATATTGCCCCAGCACCCTTCCTATTTGTGGTAATAATATTTACAGtttattcacaaaaaaaaaaaaagttaaattgatTAGGAGTTCACTTAAGTCTACCTGGGTTTGATTGTATTTATCTTTCTCAAGATACACATGCTTGTTTCTAGTTCTGCAATTctgttttcatgaaatgttgttTACACATACATAAAGAGGAAATGAAGGTGCTGCACCGCAACAGCTATTGTTAACTTACTAAACAATTAAGCTATAATTAACATTGTAA is a window from the Lycium ferocissimum isolate CSIRO_LF1 unplaced genomic scaffold, AGI_CSIRO_Lferr_CH_V1 ctg17941, whole genome shotgun sequence genome containing:
- the LOC132042801 gene encoding agamous-like MADS-box protein AGL17, which translates into the protein MKSIFERYNEEKEHHQLLTPSSEAKFWRTEAERLRQQLDDVQENYRRLKGEELSGMRLSDLHNLENELEMRLKNIRIKKEKMLTDEIEELNRKGALIGHENIELSKKVTLIHQENRELQKKVYGKEEGSCSVQPSGKESCLPFHLQQNEQQQNVNKTVPECEISLGLQLQ